The Canis aureus isolate CA01 chromosome 24, VMU_Caureus_v.1.0, whole genome shotgun sequence genome includes a window with the following:
- the HPF1 gene encoding histone PARylation factor 1 isoform X3: MKGTAALNSSFWGFEDAEIMCECEKTVDVKKSKPCEADVSSDLRKEVENHYKLSLPEDFYHFWKFCEELDPEKPADSLSTSLGLQLVGPYDILAGKHKMKKSASLNFNLHWRFYYDPPEFQTIIIGDNKTQFHMGYFRDSPDELPVYVGTNEAKKNCIIVQNGDNVFAAIKLFLMKKLKEVTDKKKISLLKNIDEKLTEAARELGYSLEQRTMKMKQRDKKVVTKTFHGAGLVVPVDKNDVGYRELPETDANLKRICKTIVEAPSDEDRLKAFAPIQEMMTFVQFANDECDYGMGLELGMDLFCYGSHFFRMSGWLSS; this comes from the exons ATGAAGGGGACAGCTGCCCTAAATTCTAGTTTTTGGGGATTTGAGGATGCTGAAATAATGTGTGAG TGTGAAAAAACAGTTGATGTGAAGAAGAGTAAACCCTGTGAAGCTGATGTCTCCAGTGACCTtcgaaaagaagtagaaaatcatTATAAGCTTTCTCTGCCTGAAGATTTCTATCACTTCTGGAAGTTCTGTGAAGAGCTTGATCCTGAAAAGCCAGCTG ATTCACTTTCCACAAGCCTTGGACTTCAGTTAGTGGGTCCTTATGATATCCTTGCcggaaaacataaaatgaaaaaatcagcAAGCCTGAATTTTAACCTTCACTGGAGATTTTACTATGATCCTCCGGAGTTCCAGACCATTATTATTGGAGATAATAAAACTCAATTCCACATGGGATATTTCAG GGATTCTCCTGATGAACTTCCTGTATATGTTGGTAcaaatgaagcaaagaaaaactGCATAATTGttcaaaatggagataatgtGTTTGCTGCAATcaa attatttctgatgaaaaaaCTTAAGGAAGtaacagataaaaagaaaattagtctCTTGAAAAACATAGATGAAAAACTCACAGAAGCAGCCAGAGAACTGGGGTACTCACTGGAACAGAGAACCATGAAGATGAAACAGAGAGATAAGAAA gtcgTGACAAAGACCTTTCATGGTGCAGGCTTGGTTGTTCCAGTAGATAAAAATGATGTTGGGTACAGAGAACTCCCTGAAACAGATG CCAACCTCAAGAGAATTTGCAAGACCATCGTTGAGGCACCTAGTGATGAGGACAGACTAAAAGCTTTTGCTCCCATCCAGGAAATGATGACTTTTGTGCAGTTCGCTAATGATGAATGTGACTATGGTATGGGGCTTGAGCTAGGAATGGATCTCTTTTGTTACGGCTCACAC tttttcaggatgtctgggtggctcagcagttga